CCGGGAACCGGCGTTTGCCGGAACGGCGCTGAGCCTGAACGTCGGCGAGGTGTCGCAGCCGGTTCAGGGCAGCCGCGGCTGGTACATCATCCAACTGGTCAGCAAAACGCCTTTTGACGAAAACGACTTTCAGCAGCAAAAGGATATGATAAAAGCTCAGCTTGCTGTTCGCCAACGCAATCAGGCGTTTTCCCAATGGTATGGCAACTTGAAAAAAGAAGCTAAAATTAAAGACTATCGATCGCTTTACCTTTAATCAAAAAAGCGGGCGTCGGAATCGCCCGCTTTTTTCGTTTTTAAGCAACCCTTACAACTTTCAAAGGGTGTTCCGTAACAGTGTCATGAATTCCATTTTTCAAAAACTGATAAAATTCCTTGTTGCCGCTTGCCAGGCGTTTATCATATCTTCTTGTCAGGAACCCCCAAACGCCCAACAAATACCGACTGATAATACAGATTTTCCTCTGGTCTGGCAAGATCAGTTCACTGATCTTGATCGTCGTCGCTGGGCACTGGGCGATTGGACGTTTAATTACAACCTATGCGAGTTTTCACCCGCCATGGTCCAGGTAACAGCCCAAGGGCTCGAGCTGCGCATCGCTCAAAAAGGTGCGGATAAAGGAAAATATAGAGAAAAGCCCTATTGGGGAGGCGAAGTCTACGGACTCGAGCGCTATCTCTATGGCCGCTTCGAAGTGGAAATGAAACCATTTTGTCCGCCGGGAGTAGTGGCCTCATTTTTTCTCATGTACGATGAGCGGGATGGACAGGGGAACAACATCGACTGGTACGAAATCGACATCGAATTCCCAGGAAGCACGCGAAAAATTTCCTATGCTCTACATTACGGCGAGGGAGGCGGCATTAAATCAGTTGTAAAAGAGGTGCCGCTCGACTTTGACGCTAGCGATCGATTCCATCATTATGCCATCGTCTGGAAGCCGGACTCCATTTATTTTACCATCGACAACAGACTCTCTGCAGAGTTTACGGAACCGTATGTTCTCAACCAGTTGAATCAGGCGATGAACATCCGTATGAATTATTGGGTATCGGAATCGAAAGAGTGGGTAGGGCGCTTCTATCCGAGTGTGCTGCCGATTACCAGCCTCTATCGTTCAGTCGCTTACCGTCGTTATCAAAAGACGAGGCCGATGAGCCGCTGATACAGGCACTTGGGATCTTTCCACCTCCCCATTTTTAAGCAAACCGAAAGAGTCGTTTTTAGAAAAACGACAGCGGATCGACGTCCACGACAATCTGCACCTGTTCGCGGCCTTTTTTGCCAAAACCGTCGAGCGCTCGACGCAGCGCGTCCTTCATTTCACGCCCGCCAGGATCCCTGCTTTTATCGCTCATCAACAAAAGATGTCTTCGGAAAAGATTCTGCACCTTGACCATCATCGGCGGCGCAGGACCCAGAACGCGAAAGGATCCATCGTCGGAAAGGAGGGATCTAAACCGCAGCGCGGCCTCCTCGACTTTTTTCTCTTCACGGCCTTTGAAAAGCACATAAATTAACCGGCTGTAGGGCGGATAGAGCAAAGCTCTGCGGTCGAGCAGTTCGGCCTTGAAAAACGAATCGTAATCGTGTTTTTGAGCAAATTGAAGGCTGTAGTGATCCGGCGACAAGGTTTGGATCACCACTTCTCCGGTTTTGTCTTTACGCCCGGCGCGGCCGGCAACCTGTGTAAGCAATTGAAAAGTCCGTTCGGCTGCACGAAAGTCCGGCAAAAGCAGCTCGGTATCGGCATTGATCACGCCGACCAATGTGACGTTGGGAAAATCGAGTCCCTTGGCCACCATCTGCGTGCCGAGAAGGATTTGGTGCTCGCCGTCGGCAAAACGCTGAAGGACTCTGTCATGAGCCATGCGGCCTTTAGTGGTGTCGAGGTCCATTCGCAGTGACTTTACATCTGGGAAAAAGAGGCGCAGCTCCTCCTCGACACGCTGCGTGCCGACCCCGCGCAAAAAGACGTCCTCTCCGCCGCATTGGGGACACCTATCGGGCGCTTTTTGCGTATAGCCGCAATAGTGACACTTGAGCAGACGACCCCGCAGATGAAACGTCAGCGCTGCATCGCATTGGCTGCACTTGGCCAAAAAACCGCAGCCTCGGCACTTGAACATGGTGGCAAAGCCGCGCCGGTTGAGAAAGAGAATGATCTGCTCGCCGCGGCCCAGTTTTTCCTCGATCTTTTGCCGCAGCAGCCTGGAAAAAATGGGAGCTTCACTGCGGCCGATGACCTTTGGTTCTTTGCGCAAATCGACCAGGTGGACCAGCGGCATCGGCACGTCATCGATGCGCTTCGGCAGCTTGAGCAGACGATATTTTCCGGCCAGAGCATTGTAGAACGTTTCGACGGAAGGGGTTGCAGAGCCGAGAATAACAACGGCATTCTCGAACCGACCGCGAACGACGGCGACATCGCGGCCATGATAACGCGGCGCCGGCTCCACCTGCTTGTAGGAAGGCTCATGCTCTTCATCGACAATGATCAGTCCGATGTTCTTGAGCGGCGAAAAGATGGCGGAGCGCGGGCCGATAACGATCTTGTGCTCGCCCTCCCAGGTTTTTCGCCACGAGTCGTAGCGCTCGCCCGGGGACATGCGGCTATGAAACACGGCGACCGCATTTCCAAAGTGCGCCCGAAAACGCCGCACGGTCTGAGGTGTGAGGGCAATTTCAGGAACCAGCACGATCGCCGTACGGCCCAAGCGCATGACGTGATGAATGGCATCGATATAGACCTGAGTCTTGCCGCTGCCGGTAACGCCGTGAAGAAGAAAAGTCTCGAACTTGCCGGCGTCCAAAGCTGCGGTCACGGCTTCAAGTGCCGCCTGCTGGTCGGGGTTGAGGGTCAATTTGGGCGGCTCCTCAACCTCGAGTTCCTGATAATATTCCCGCACGACTTCGCGTTTGTCGAGGATGATGAATCCCCGCTCCGCCAGCACCGTAAAGACGGCGTGATCGGCACCGGTGAGACGTCGAAGATCGGCACGCGAAAGCTCGCCGCCGACGACATCGAGCAATGCCGCCAGAACGGCCGCCTGTTTGGGCGCCTTGCTCTGCAGTTCCGAGATTATGCTGCCGATTTTGTCCAAAGTCAAATGAGGAGCCAGTCGCGCTACGATCTCGTATTTGGCCTTTACGCGCGGTTCAGGGAGCTCCAACTCGATGCGCACCAAACCTTTCTCGCGCAGGGGCTGCAGCGCTGCATAGACATTCTTTCCTAAATTGGCCGCCAAGCGGCTGATGCGCATGGGATTCTGCAGCGCCAGCCGGCGAATGATTTCAGCCTGCCGCGGCGCCCGTTCCTGCAGGGAATCCGCCAACTCCTCCGGTTTGGAATGCATCAGCCGGACGACGCGTTGGGAGTCGAGGTGTATTCCCGACGGCAACGCCGCCTTGAGCACTTCTCCCCAACCGCAGAGGTAATAGTCGGCAATCCAACGCGCCAACTGCAGCACCTGCGGCGTAAACAGGGGCGTAGGATCGAGCACTTCTTCGATCTCTTTGAGATCGCTCACTGCCGCCTCTGCGTTTCGCTCCACGACAAAACCGGTCAGACGCCTTCGCCCGAAGGGGCACAAAACCCGTACACCGGGCACCACGTCATCGCGAAATCGTTCGGGAATCCGATAAGTGAACGCCCGATCCAACGCCACGGGAAAGACCACCTGTGCATAGGGATTTTTAATCGGTTCGCTCATATACCGAATTTAAAAACAAATCCCTTGATTTCCTAACCGCAGGACGATCGGCAATCCGTCGGGAACTTGCCGTGGATTACAAGGTTGCAACAAAGCCGCGCGATGACAAAGCTGCTGCTTGTTTGTTGTCAGGGTTTTGTTAAATTATTGTTGAGCAAAACACGGAGCAGGAACAATGAAACTTACGGTCATGCTTTTCATTCCCTTTTTTCTTTTCCTCAGTACCATCGGTTGTGCGAAATTCGATCCTTACAAGCCGTTGACGGCAGAAGAAACACAGGCTCTATTGGTCAAGGCCAAGCAATCAAGCCGACCTGCCGAGCCGGACCGCATTCTCTCTTCCGAGGAAATCGCAGCAGTCTTAGAACGCGTCAAGGCTACGCCGGTTGAACCCGTTGATCCCCGCGAAGCGGCTATCCTCGAGACCAATTACGGCGTCATTGTCATCGCCTTTTATCCCCAAGAAGCGCCCGGCCACTGCAGCAATTTCAAACGGCTGGTCAAGGCGGGCTATTTTGACCAGACCCGTTTTCACCGCATCATCGACGGCTTTGTAATACAAGGCGGCGACATATTAACCCGCGATGAGGATCCAATGAACGACGGCAGCGGCGGTCCCGGCTATACCATCCCTGCCGAATTCAACGGCATTCCTCATGATCTCGGCATCGTCTCAATGGCGCGCGCACAAGATCCGAACAGCGCCGGTTCGCAGTTCTTTATCTGCCTTTCCCGCGAGCGCACCCGTTTTCTCGACGGCAAATACACGGTTTTCGGCCAAGTCATCGGCGGTCTGGATGTCGTGCAGAAAATCGGCCGCGTGCCGGTCAAAGAAAGTCCTTTTGGTGAACCCTCTTCTCCGATCGAACCGGTTGTGCTTAAACAGGCCTTTTGGATCAAACGCTGAGGAACGTCGCCATGTCCTTTTTCAATCGTCTGACGGTTCTTTTGCTTTTTGCAGCATCTCTCTGTTTTAGCGCCGAAAAGTATTGGATCTTTTTCAAGGACAAAGGTCCGCAGAATCCGGAAGGTCTGCAGAAAGCGCAGGCGGAGCTCAGCCCCCGCGCTCTGCAACGTCGAGCCAAGGTGATGCATCCGCTCACTGATCCAACCGATCTGCCGGTTTATTCAGGTTATACGGAAAAGCTGAAAAGCCTCGGCATCGAGCCGATCGTAACGTCCAAATGGCTGAATGCCGTGAGCGCGCGGGTAGAGAGCGATCAGTTACGTGAGATCCGGTCTCTTCCTTTCGTCGACAAGGTGCAGCCGGTTCTGCGCGGAAGACATCGTCCGCAACCTGAAGAAGCAACGGCGCTCTCCAAGCGGCAGGTTGCCGGCGACGCACCCATTGATTACGGCGCTTCCTACATCCAGAACGCCATGATCCGCGTGCCCGAAGTGCACGCCTTGGGATTGACCGGCGAAGGGGTGATCGTCGCCTTGATGGATGCCGGATTTTCCGTCAAACACCCCGTCTTTCAACACATGAACATCCTTGCCAAGCGGGATTTCATCAATAACGACGACGAAGTAGATCAACAGCCTGGAGATCCCTACGGACAGCACGACCACGGCACAAAGGTTCTTTCCATCCTCGGGGGTTATGCTCCGGGTTATCTGATTGGACCGGCGTTCGGAGCTACGTTCATTCTCGCCAAGACCGAAGACATCAGCAGCGAAACGCCGGTGGAAGAGGACTATTGGATTGCCGCCGCCGAGTGGGCCGAAGGCTTGGGAGCCGACGTGTTCAACACCAGCCTCGGTTACATCGACTGGTACACCTATGCAGACATGAACGGACGTACGGCGCCGATCACCATAGCGGCGGATCTGGCGGTTCAGAAAGGCGTGGTTGTGGTCTGCTCGGCAGGCAACGAGGGCAACAGCCCTTGGCGGTACATTACGGCACCGGCGGACGGTTTCGGCGTCATTGCCGTGGGAGCCGTCGGCGCCGACAGTGTGATTGCCGGATTTAGTTCCCGCGGACCCACCAGCGACGGCCGCATCAAGCCGGATGTGGTCGCCTTGGGAGTCGGCGCAACCTCGGCGCAGTCGAGCGGTTCCGGTTACACCACCGGAAGCGGCACCTCCTTTTCATCACCGCTGGTTGCCGGTGCGGCTGCTTTGATTCTGCAGGCCCATCCGCATTTAACTCCGCTTCAAGTGCGCCAAGCTCTTCTGCAGACGGCCAACCGCGCCGCATCGCCGGACAATGTATACGGCTTTGGGCTCGTCAACGCCCTGGCTGCGGTCAATTATTGGGGTCCGGTCGGCAATCCCGCCGAAGAGACCCGATTCCTGAGCTTTTATCCGAACCCTTTTTCTCCGCAGGCACACGGCGGCAGCAGCAAATTCGTTTTCGATCTTAAGGAACCGGCACCTGCTCAGATCGATCTTTATAATCTTCGCGGCCAACTCTTAGGCCGAATCGTCGACGTCAGACTGCCCGCTACGCGCGCGGCTTCGGTTTCGTGGGACGGAAGAGCGCCGAACGGCATCCCTCTGCCATCCGGAGTGTATTTTTGCCGCATAAGGATCGGCGAAAAAGAGCAGATGACAAAAATCACCCTATTGCGTTGATCAAAACCGGAATGTTGAAGCGGCCGATTGCTTTAGCGCTTGGGGGAGGCGGCGCCCGCGGTTTTGCCCACATCGGCGTACTGCGCGCCCTGGAGAAAGCCGAGCTGCCGATCGAACTCATCGTCGGCACCAGCATGGGCGCCGTTGTCGGCGGCCTCTATGCTCAGCTCGCCGACGCTGCAGCCGTTGAGGGTAAAATACGCTCTTTTCTCGACTCGCCGCTTTTTCGCGAGGCGAACTCGGTCGAAAAAAAACCATCTTGGGCCGACGACGCACTCGAGCTGCTGCTCTCGCAACGCGATAAAAACGAAAATCAGCTTGAGCAAATGAGCGTGATGACCATCCGATTGAAGGAAGCACTCGAAGAGCTGTTTCCGCGGCCGCTCATCGAAGAGTGTCGGATCCCTTTTGCCGCCGTTGCAGCCGACTTGCGCAGCGGCGAAGAAGTAGTCGTTCGCCATGGGCTCATAGCCGATGCCGTGACCGCCAGTTCAGCCATGCCGGGCATTTTTGCGCCGCTGGAAATCGGCGTGCGGCTGCTTGCCGACGGCGCCGCCGCTTCGCCCGTTCCCGTACGCGCCGCCCGCACCCTTGCCCCCGACGCCTGCATCGTCGCCGTCGACGTTTCGGCAGGACTCTCGGCATCATTCGATGAAAAGAACCCCTTATCCCTATTGATGCGCTCATTCGCCGTCACCGGCGCCTGTCGTCATCGCGACTTGATCGCAGAGGCAGACGTTCTCATCCGGCCGCACGTTAAATGGTTCAGCTGGCGCGAGTTCGAAGAGTTCGAAGCTTTTATCGCTGAGGGTGAACAGGCCGCCGTTCGCGTCCTTCCGCTCCTCAAAAAGCAATGCAAAAGCCTTTTATAGACTTTCAAACTATCCCCTTTTTTGCTGCCTGAACGGCCTTTCTGCGGAATAATTCTCCGCACCGCAACGTTGCCCAGCCTGTCGATTAACCTTCTTTTATTCAGAGAGGATCGTTATGAAAGCATTTGCTCTCATCTTTCTTTTTGCTCTTTTGTCGGGAGCATCGGCGGAGGGCGCCGATCAGCTCCTCAGCATCGGGCCGCGGCTGCAGAAATCCGTCGGTCTCTATTGGGAAAACGGAATTGTCGTCGAGTACAGCAACTCCAAGCTGTGGGACGGCCGCCTATCCTTCGGCGCCGCGATTTTATCCTCGCGCCTGGGCAGCGCATTCCACTCCAACGCCGTCAAACAGGAAGAGTATTTGCTGTCCGCTGCTGCCGTATTTAGACAGGAGCATCTGATAAGGCCGCTGGTGAAAATGCACCTCGGCTGGTTTCATGCCGATTATGAGGTCGAGCTGTTCGACGCTCTGCCCAACAGCTCATTTCTCTGGTCGTTAACCGGAGGCCTGCAGATCCGTCCGCATATCCCCGCGGTGCTGGAACTCGGACTCGGTTATAATCTCATCACGGGCAACGGCGTATCCGGACCCGGTACGCTCTATCCTCTGTTCTACCAAATCACCCTAAGCTGGGTCATTCTCGGAGGAGGCCGGCCATGAAAAAGCTGATCGTTTTGTTTGCAACTGCAGTTCTGCTCGTCTCCTGCAGCAAAAATCCGGCAATCGACTCGGAGACCATGCTGGACGGCGAGAAAATCTTTGACCCCTCTCTTTATGCACCGGAAAAATATCTGGTTTCGGCGGCCAATCCTTATCCTACGGAAGCCGATCTGCAGACGCCGGTCATTATCGCCGCGCACGGATATTCTGCAACGACCTTCGAGTGGGATGAGCTGCGCGCCTGGAGCCGCGAACACGGCGGCTTTCTACTTTCGCAGGTCCTGCTCGGCGGTCACGGACGCACCTATCAAGAGTTCAAACGCTCCACCTGGCGCGATTGGCAAACTCCGATCCTTGAAGAATATCAAAAGCTGGAGCAGCTTGGTTATCGAAAAATCTCTCTCCTCGGCTCTTCCACCGGTTGCGCTTTGATGCTGGAATTGGCGGCATCGAGAGCGTTTGACGGCAGACAAACGCCCCGCCATTTTATCTTTATCGATCCGATTGTCATTCCTTCGGACAAACTGCTGTCGTTGGTCGATTTCGTCGGCCCGATGCTCGGCTATACCGAGACCTCGCCTACACCGGAAGAGGAAGGCCGATGGTATCACTATCGACCT
The nucleotide sequence above comes from candidate division KSB1 bacterium. Encoded proteins:
- a CDS encoding peptidylprolyl isomerase; this encodes MKLTVMLFIPFFLFLSTIGCAKFDPYKPLTAEETQALLVKAKQSSRPAEPDRILSSEEIAAVLERVKATPVEPVDPREAAILETNYGVIVIAFYPQEAPGHCSNFKRLVKAGYFDQTRFHRIIDGFVIQGGDILTRDEDPMNDGSGGPGYTIPAEFNGIPHDLGIVSMARAQDPNSAGSQFFICLSRERTRFLDGKYTVFGQVIGGLDVVQKIGRVPVKESPFGEPSSPIEPVVLKQAFWIKR
- a CDS encoding esterase, whose amino-acid sequence is MKKLIVLFATAVLLVSCSKNPAIDSETMLDGEKIFDPSLYAPEKYLVSAANPYPTEADLQTPVIIAAHGYSATTFEWDELRAWSREHGGFLLSQVLLGGHGRTYQEFKRSTWRDWQTPILEEYQKLEQLGYRKISLLGSSTGCALMLELAASRAFDGRQTPRHFIFIDPIVIPSDKLLSLVDFVGPMLGYTETSPTPEEEGRWYHYRPYETLQQLNEVINRVRKQLEAGVTLPDNARMKVYKAIKDPSADPVSAVLIYKGVRTSNGGRIDVKMVNTDLHVFTRLAGREKVTERDRRIQEETFAEIRAMVLAQD
- a CDS encoding family 16 glycosylhydrolase, with product MNSIFQKLIKFLVAACQAFIISSCQEPPNAQQIPTDNTDFPLVWQDQFTDLDRRRWALGDWTFNYNLCEFSPAMVQVTAQGLELRIAQKGADKGKYREKPYWGGEVYGLERYLYGRFEVEMKPFCPPGVVASFFLMYDERDGQGNNIDWYEIDIEFPGSTRKISYALHYGEGGGIKSVVKEVPLDFDASDRFHHYAIVWKPDSIYFTIDNRLSAEFTEPYVLNQLNQAMNIRMNYWVSESKEWVGRFYPSVLPITSLYRSVAYRRYQKTRPMSR
- a CDS encoding S8 family serine peptidase, which gives rise to MSFFNRLTVLLLFAASLCFSAEKYWIFFKDKGPQNPEGLQKAQAELSPRALQRRAKVMHPLTDPTDLPVYSGYTEKLKSLGIEPIVTSKWLNAVSARVESDQLREIRSLPFVDKVQPVLRGRHRPQPEEATALSKRQVAGDAPIDYGASYIQNAMIRVPEVHALGLTGEGVIVALMDAGFSVKHPVFQHMNILAKRDFINNDDEVDQQPGDPYGQHDHGTKVLSILGGYAPGYLIGPAFGATFILAKTEDISSETPVEEDYWIAAAEWAEGLGADVFNTSLGYIDWYTYADMNGRTAPITIAADLAVQKGVVVVCSAGNEGNSPWRYITAPADGFGVIAVGAVGADSVIAGFSSRGPTSDGRIKPDVVALGVGATSAQSSGSGYTTGSGTSFSSPLVAGAAALILQAHPHLTPLQVRQALLQTANRAASPDNVYGFGLVNALAAVNYWGPVGNPAEETRFLSFYPNPFSPQAHGGSSKFVFDLKEPAPAQIDLYNLRGQLLGRIVDVRLPATRAASVSWDGRAPNGIPLPSGVYFCRIRIGEKEQMTKITLLR
- a CDS encoding patatin-like phospholipase family protein, whose amino-acid sequence is MLKRPIALALGGGGARGFAHIGVLRALEKAELPIELIVGTSMGAVVGGLYAQLADAAAVEGKIRSFLDSPLFREANSVEKKPSWADDALELLLSQRDKNENQLEQMSVMTIRLKEALEELFPRPLIEECRIPFAAVAADLRSGEEVVVRHGLIADAVTASSAMPGIFAPLEIGVRLLADGAAASPVPVRAARTLAPDACIVAVDVSAGLSASFDEKNPLSLLMRSFAVTGACRHRDLIAEADVLIRPHVKWFSWREFEEFEAFIAEGEQAAVRVLPLLKKQCKSLL
- the priA gene encoding primosomal protein N' → MSEPIKNPYAQVVFPVALDRAFTYRIPERFRDDVVPGVRVLCPFGRRRLTGFVVERNAEAAVSDLKEIEEVLDPTPLFTPQVLQLARWIADYYLCGWGEVLKAALPSGIHLDSQRVVRLMHSKPEELADSLQERAPRQAEIIRRLALQNPMRISRLAANLGKNVYAALQPLREKGLVRIELELPEPRVKAKYEIVARLAPHLTLDKIGSIISELQSKAPKQAAVLAALLDVVGGELSRADLRRLTGADHAVFTVLAERGFIILDKREVVREYYQELEVEEPPKLTLNPDQQAALEAVTAALDAGKFETFLLHGVTGSGKTQVYIDAIHHVMRLGRTAIVLVPEIALTPQTVRRFRAHFGNAVAVFHSRMSPGERYDSWRKTWEGEHKIVIGPRSAIFSPLKNIGLIIVDEEHEPSYKQVEPAPRYHGRDVAVVRGRFENAVVILGSATPSVETFYNALAGKYRLLKLPKRIDDVPMPLVHLVDLRKEPKVIGRSEAPIFSRLLRQKIEEKLGRGEQIILFLNRRGFATMFKCRGCGFLAKCSQCDAALTFHLRGRLLKCHYCGYTQKAPDRCPQCGGEDVFLRGVGTQRVEEELRLFFPDVKSLRMDLDTTKGRMAHDRVLQRFADGEHQILLGTQMVAKGLDFPNVTLVGVINADTELLLPDFRAAERTFQLLTQVAGRAGRKDKTGEVVIQTLSPDHYSLQFAQKHDYDSFFKAELLDRRALLYPPYSRLIYVLFKGREEKKVEEAALRFRSLLSDDGSFRVLGPAPPMMVKVQNLFRRHLLLMSDKSRDPGGREMKDALRRALDGFGKKGREQVQIVVDVDPLSFF